Proteins encoded in a region of the Streptomyces sp. NBC_00513 genome:
- a CDS encoding alpha/beta fold hydrolase yields the protein MVQRIDVTGADGVRLAAWEFREPAGEPGTAPEVPTERERPGVLLLHGLMGRALHWAGTARWLAEHHRVIALDQRGHGQSAGPAADPGNPTPFGREAFVADAEAVVERLGLAPVTLIGHSMGALTAWQLAARRPDLVEALVICDMRASALGEASQQEWEEWFRRWPLPFPTQDAARRWFGEDDPRVERPDPGRGAFFAEVMHQAPDGWRPVFSRRQMLTARETWVHDAHWEELAQVRCPTLVVRGLDGELGRAEAQEMVRVLPEGQYAEIPDAGHYLHYDQPDAWRGVLQSFLAGVKTSS from the coding sequence GTGGTACAGCGCATCGATGTGACTGGGGCCGACGGCGTACGCCTGGCCGCCTGGGAGTTCCGCGAGCCGGCGGGCGAGCCGGGTACCGCCCCCGAGGTGCCCACCGAGCGGGAGCGGCCCGGGGTCCTGTTACTCCACGGTCTGATGGGCCGTGCCCTGCACTGGGCCGGTACCGCCCGCTGGCTAGCGGAACACCACCGCGTGATCGCCCTCGACCAGCGCGGCCACGGCCAGAGCGCCGGCCCCGCGGCCGATCCCGGCAACCCGACCCCCTTCGGGCGCGAGGCCTTCGTGGCCGACGCCGAGGCCGTCGTCGAGCGCCTCGGCCTCGCCCCCGTGACCCTGATCGGCCACTCCATGGGCGCCCTGACCGCCTGGCAGCTCGCCGCCCGCCGCCCCGACCTGGTGGAGGCCCTGGTCATCTGCGACATGCGGGCCTCGGCCCTGGGGGAGGCCTCGCAGCAGGAATGGGAGGAATGGTTCCGCCGCTGGCCCCTCCCCTTCCCCACCCAGGACGCCGCCCGCCGCTGGTTCGGCGAGGACGACCCCCGGGTGGAACGCCCCGATCCGGGGCGCGGCGCGTTCTTCGCCGAGGTCATGCACCAGGCCCCCGACGGCTGGCGCCCGGTGTTCTCCCGCCGCCAGATGCTGACGGCCCGCGAGACGTGGGTCCACGACGCGCACTGGGAGGAGCTGGCCCAGGTCCGCTGCCCGACCCTGGTCGTCCGGGGTCTGGACGGCGAACTGGGCCGCGCCGAGGCCCAGGAGATGGTCCGGGTCCTCCCGGAGGGCCAGTACGCGGAGATCCCGGACGCCGGCCACTACCTCCACTACGACCAGCCGGACGCGTGGCGGGGAGTCCTGCAGTCGTTCCTGGCGGGG
- a CDS encoding metal-dependent transcriptional regulator: MSGLIDTTEMYLRTILELEEEGVVPMRARIAERLDQSGPTVSQTVARMERDGLVAVASDRHLELTEEGRRLATRVMRKHRLAECLLVDVIGLEWEQVHAEACRWEHVMSEAVERRVLELLRHPTESPYGNPIPGLEELGEKAEADPFLEDGMVSLAELDPGAEGKTVVVRRIGEPIQTDAQLMYTLRRAGVQPGSVVSVTESPGGVLVGSGGEAAELDSEVASHVFVAKR, encoded by the coding sequence ATGTCCGGACTGATCGATACCACGGAGATGTATCTCCGCACCATCCTCGAACTGGAAGAGGAAGGTGTTGTCCCCATGCGCGCCCGTATCGCCGAGCGGCTCGATCAGAGCGGCCCGACGGTGAGCCAGACGGTCGCGAGGATGGAGCGCGACGGCCTGGTGGCGGTCGCCAGCGACCGGCACCTGGAGCTGACCGAGGAGGGGCGCAGGCTGGCGACGCGCGTGATGCGCAAGCACCGGCTCGCGGAGTGCCTCCTCGTCGACGTCATCGGCCTGGAGTGGGAGCAGGTGCACGCCGAGGCCTGTCGCTGGGAGCACGTGATGAGCGAGGCGGTGGAGCGGCGGGTGCTGGAGCTGCTGCGTCACCCGACCGAGTCGCCGTACGGCAACCCGATCCCGGGGTTGGAGGAGCTGGGCGAGAAGGCCGAGGCCGATCCGTTCCTGGAGGACGGCATGGTCAGCCTCGCCGAGCTGGACCCGGGCGCCGAGGGCAAGACGGTGGTCGTGCGCCGGATCGGCGAGCCGATCCAGACGGACGCCCAGCTGATGTACACGCTGCGGCGCGCCGGCGTGCAGCCCGGCTCCGTGGTCAGCGTGACGGAGTCCCCGGGCGGGGTGCTGGTCGGCAGCGGCGGAGAGGCGGCGGAACTCGACTCCGAGGTCGCCTCGCACGTCTTCGTGGCGAAGCGCTGA
- a CDS encoding SIS domain-containing protein — translation MSESKLAGQFFDAAIGLLERVRDEEAARIAEAGVIIADAVASGKRLFAFGAGHSSLPAQDVVYRAGGLALMNFLAVPGTAGIDVMPATLGSALERVDGLAGAVLDSSPASDGDVLVIISLSGRNALPVEMAMNARAIGLKVIGVTSVAYATETRSRHVSGTFLKDHCDIVLDSKIAVGDAELSIDGIDAPFAPASTVVTSAIMQAVMAAAAGELAARGVEPPLLRSGNVDGGHEWNGRVMQEYGDRIFFRH, via the coding sequence ATGAGCGAGAGCAAGTTGGCCGGGCAGTTCTTCGACGCGGCCATCGGCCTGCTGGAGCGGGTGCGCGACGAGGAGGCGGCACGGATCGCCGAGGCCGGCGTGATCATCGCCGACGCCGTCGCCTCCGGGAAGCGGCTCTTCGCCTTCGGGGCCGGGCACTCCTCGCTGCCCGCCCAGGACGTGGTCTACCGGGCCGGCGGGCTCGCCCTGATGAACTTCCTCGCCGTCCCCGGCACCGCCGGCATCGACGTCATGCCCGCCACTCTCGGCAGCGCCCTGGAACGCGTGGACGGCCTTGCCGGCGCGGTCCTCGACAGCAGCCCGGCCTCCGACGGCGACGTCCTCGTGATCATCTCCCTCTCCGGGCGCAACGCCCTGCCGGTGGAAATGGCCATGAACGCCCGCGCCATCGGGCTGAAGGTCATCGGGGTGACCTCGGTGGCGTACGCGACCGAGACCAGGTCGCGGCACGTATCGGGCACCTTCCTCAAGGACCACTGCGACATCGTCCTGGACAGCAAGATCGCGGTCGGGGACGCCGAACTGAGCATCGACGGCATCGACGCGCCCTTCGCCCCCGCCTCCACCGTCGTGACCAGCGCGATCATGCAGGCCGTGATGGCGGCCGCCGCCGGCGAGCTGGCCGCGCGCGGCGTCGAGCCCCCGCTGCTGCGCTCGGGCAACGTGGACGGCGGGCACGAGTGGAACGGCCGCGTCATGCAGGAGTACGGCGACCGGATCTTCTTCCGGCACTGA